Proteins co-encoded in one Aspergillus flavus chromosome 2, complete sequence genomic window:
- a CDS encoding steroid alpha reductase family protein (unnamed protein product) produces MALVTIRVAIHPRGKPIKSLSQKVRIDPHKSTEELYDVLAQMSGLSIFRLRITKKSDGILVARSKETTIEEAGVKDMDVITVKDLGPQISWRAVFITEYLGPVFIPGLFLFQLRPYLYSNHGTIPKPSSFQLLLCALLIIHFVKREYESIFVHRFSKVTMPARKIVLNSAYYCVMSCNMAYWAFRPDTTPSNPVLCCAGLVLFAFGELANLNTHFVLRDLRRPGTPERGVPYGFGFGVVTCPNYLFEIIAWIGIWFVSGLSLSILIFIIIGSVQMAIWARKKEHRYRKEFGDKYKVKRFVMLPGIY; encoded by the exons ATGGCACTGGTCACCATCAGGGTGGCTATTCACCCCAGGG GAAAACCAATCAAAAGCCTTTCACAGAAGGTCCGCATCGATCCGCATAAATCAACCGAGGAACTTTACGATGTTCTTGCTCAAATGTCGGGGTTATCTATCTTTCGCCTGAGGATCACCAAAAAGAGCGATGGCATCTTGGTTGCGAGGTCTAAGGAGACTACCATTGAAGAAGCCGGAGTCAAGGACATGGATGTAATTACCGTTAAGGACCTTG GTCCTCAGATCTCATGGCGAGCCGTGTTCATCACCGAATACCTCGGTCCAGTCTTCATCCCAGgactcttcctttttcaactACGTCCATATCTGTACTCCAACCACGGCACCATCCCCAAGCCGAGCAGTTTTCAGCTCCTTCTCTGTGCGCTGTTGATAATCCACTTCGTAAAACGTGAGTATGAGTCTATCTTCGTCCACCGATTCAGTAAAGTCACAATGCCCGCGCGCAAGATTGTCCTAAACAGTGCCTACTACTGCGTGATGAGCTGCAACATGGCCTACTGGGCCTTTCGGCCTGACACGACACCAAGCAATCCTGTACTATGTTGTGCAGGCCTTGTCCTCTTTGCCTTTGGGGAACTGGCGAACTTGAACACCCACTTTGTGCTCCGCGATCTCCGTCGTCCCGGGACTCCTGAACGTGGCGTGCCATACGGATTTGGATTCGGTGTTGTGACCTGCCCTAACTATTTATTCGAGATTATTGCCTGGATAGGCATTTGGTTTGTTAGTGGACTCAGTTTGAgcattcttatttttatcaTTATCGGAAGTGTGCAAATGGCGATATGGGCTAGGAAGAAGGAGCACCGCTACCGGAAGGAATTTGGGGATAAGTACAAGGTTAAGAGGTTTGTCATGCTTCCCGGTATTTATTAA
- a CDS encoding terpenoid cyclases/protein prenyltransferase alpha-alpha toroid, whose translation MTTGHRQFDDGLSERERLIHEAGLTLQRSMDYAYNVVRSDGHWCGEMSSNVTITAEYIFLRQALGLDLKTDGAAYCRHILSQQNSDGSWGLAPEYPGDVSTTTEAYLALKMLGLSTDAPAMQQAKAFVLNAGGVAKVRVFTRIFLATFGLFPWKAVPQLPVELILLPSACPINIYKFASWARGTIAPLLIICHHQPVYALPNGVFAENEYLDELWQDPTNKSEPYSPSIWELLSQGDITGLTFSLLDKLLYQLNGLRSIPLLRSYALKQCMKWILERQEPTGDWAGIFPPMHASVYAFVLEGYKLEDPPVRLGIEALENFAWEDAKGKRVQPCVSPVWDTTLMSIALSDAATPNHQIVDRAIQWIRDRQLLEPRGDWRVYRPRLAPGGFSFEYTNSHYPDIDDSAAIILAQVKHDPISANSSSVIAAATWILGMQNPDGGWAAFDVENDKLFLNKIPFSDMDSLCDTSCADITGRILEAFGLLIRRVPDKDSSQLFQLLPAIRAACRRGIRYLASTQEANGAWFGRWGCNYIYGTSHALCGLAYFLQEDQQVPAMVQPALQWLKSQQNDDGGWGESLLSYQSPERKEQRSTASQTAWALMGLLAHLPHTDIVIERGIRLCHDFTFRFDDVLDASKLEAALDRLMEIGDWGQLGARLRLNDNGKLEYHIPAEYDKSTRPAFGFTTAEYGISINEHPLGARLPTTGQDQSVLSPSCAEFAPLVRHEDSPRELADWIYSDRPQLHVHVAVFEDATLLTVSYLHTLFDAVARTNFFKAWIAVLEGREEEVPPFVPFDQDPLCQLGKEVARENYTHFGRLVAGLSLVLFGLRYLFELLWFRKEEEHPIRVPGHCVERMRETAQQELAAATPEGAEVPFLSEPDVVSAWWVKTMVTALNPAPSRTVMVMSPFNVWGLFKESFPAGAKGFIGNAFFNSYTVHKAGEVLEDNNLAHLACKNRQALVEHRTKEQVQAMTAIQRQSFMQFPPLVGDSNLLFMTHTNQHKARYFETDFSAAVVATGVPLTERPHALGRPSYINDIEHCRLYPTRNVCRVIGKDAAGDWWLLFKTRSEAWPSIHRQLATLLGIDPAEARDVPNAVDQVAITHNGSSPAKMYSEARGMLLQIRLLWRLLV comes from the exons ATGACGACCGGACATCGACAATTCGACGATGGCCTGTCTGAGAGAGAGCGGTTAATTCACGAAGCAGGGCTAACTCTACAACGTTCTATGGACTATGCTTATAATGTGGTACGGTCTGATGGGCATTGGTGTGGGGAGATGAGCTCAAATGTCACCATCACAGCCGAATATATCTTTCTCCGACAGGCTCTGGGACTGGACCTGAAAACTGATGGTGCGGCCTATTGTCGCCACATACTCTCCCAGCAAAATAGTGACGGCTCCTGGGGTCTAGCACCTGAGTATCCAGGTGATGTCTCGACAACCACAGAAGCATATCTCGCGCTGAAAATGTTAGGGCTGAGTACAGATGCCCCAGCCATGCAACAAGCCAAAGCATTCGTTCTCAATGCGGGTGGTGTTGCCAAGGTTCGCGTCTTCACTCGCATTTTCCTGGCAACCTTTGGCTTGTTTCCATGGAAGGCCGTACCCCAGCTCCCTGTAGAGCTGATTCTGCTGCCTTCTGCATGTCCAATCAACATCTACAAGTTCGCTTCTTGGGCCCGTGGAACCATTGCCCCTCTTTTGATAATCTGTCATCATCAACCGGTCTACGCGCTCCCTAACGGAGTATTTGCGGAGAACGAATATCTAGACGAGTTATGGCAAGATCCCACTAACAAAAGCGAGCCCTACAGTCCATCCATCTGGGAGCTGCTGTCCCAGGGCGACATCACTGGATTGACATTCAGTCTGCTGGACAAACTGCTATATCAACTGAATGGTCTTCGCTCAATCCCTCTACTCAGGTCATACGCACTGAAACAATGCATGAAATGGATCCTGGAGCGCCAAGAACCGACCGGCGACTGGGCCGGAATCTTCCCCCCCATGCATGCAAGTGTGTATGCCTTCGTGCTGGAGGGGTACAAACTGGAAGACCCCCCTGTGAGACTTGGCATTGAAGCACTCGAGAACTTTGCATGGGAAGATGCAAAAGGCAAAAGGGTTCAACCTTGCGTTTCGCCCGTATGGGATACGACCCTGATGTCCATTGCGCTCTCCGACGCCGCGACCCCAAATCACCAGATTGTCGATCGCGCTATTCAATGGATCCGAGACCGCCAGTTACTCGAACCCCGCGGTGATTGGCGTGTATACCGACCTCGACTTGCGCCCGGGGGGTTCAGCTTCGAGTACACGAACAGCCACTATCCCGATATAGACGACTCGGCAGCGATCATCCTTGCGCAAGTGAAGCATGACCCTATATCGGCCAATTCTAGCTCCGTGATCGCAGCAGCTACGTGGATCTTGGGCATGCAGAACCCGGACGGAGGGTGGGCTGCCTTTGATGTGGAGAATGACAAGTTATTCCTCAACAAGATCCCGTTCAGTGACATGGATAGTCTATGTGATACGTCTTGCGCTGACATCACCGGGCGCATCCTGGAAGCTTTCGGACTGCTGATTCGCCGAGTCCCTGATAAGGACTCCAGCCAATTATTCCAACTTCTCCCTGCAATACGTGCAGCGTGCAGGCGAGGTATCCGATACCTTGCCTCGACACAGGAAGCCAACGGAGCCTGGTTCGGGCGATGGGGGTGCAACTACATCTATGGGACTAGTCATGCACTGTGTGGTCTGGCGTACTTTTTGCAAGAAGATCAACAGGTGCCCGCCATGGTCCAGCCGGCGTTGCAATGGCTGAAATCGCAGCAAAATGATGACGGCGGATGGGGTGAGTCCTTGCTGTCATACCAGAGTCCGGAGAGAAAGGAGCAAAGATCGACCGCGTCACAAACTGCATGGGCGCTCATGGGATTACTGGCTCATCTTCCCCACACCGACATCGTTATTGAACGCGGCATACG TCTTTGCCATGACTTTACCTTCCGCTTTGACGACGTCCTTGATGCGTCGAAACTCGAGGCAGCACTGGACAGGCTGATGGAGATCGGTGACTGGGGCCAACTGGGGGCTCGCCTGCGACTGAAT GATAATGGAAAGCTCGAATATCACATACCCGCCGAGTATGACAAGAGCACCCGTCCCGCTTTTGGCTTTACCACCGCCGAGTATGGCATCAGTATCAATGAACACCCGTTAGGCGCACGTCTGCCAACAACAGGCCAGGACCAATCTGTTTTGTCGCCATCTTGCGCTGAGTTTGCCCCATTGGTCCGCCATGAAGATAGTCCCCGAGAGTTGGCCGACTGGATCTATTCCGATCGCCCGCAACTGCATGTCCATGTTGCTGTCTTCGAAGATGCAACTCTTTTGACGGTCAGCTACCTTCACACCTTGTTCGACGCCGTCGCGCGGACCAATTTCTTCAAGGCATGGATTGCTGTTCTTGAAGGccgggaagaagaggtgcCACCTTTTGTGCCTTTTGACCAGGACCCCTTATGCCAATTGGGCAAGGAAGTCGCTCGGGAGAACTACACCCACTTTGGGCGACTCGTTGCCGGGTTGAGTCTCGTGCTCTTCGGACTCAGGTATCTATTCGAACTCCTCTGGTTccgaaaggaagaggaacacCCTATCCGGGTTCCGGGACACTGCGTGGAACGGATGAGGGAAACCGCCCAACAGGAACTGGCCGCTGCCACTCCGGAGGGAGCGGAAGTGCCTTTTCTGAGTGAGCCTGATGTCGTCTCTGCGTGGTGGGTGAAGACAATGGTTACAGCCCTGAACCCTGCGCCGAGCCGAACCGTCATGGTGATGAGTCCCTTCAACGTATGGGGTCTGTTTAAGGAATCTTTCCCTGCCGGCGCTAAGGGTTTCATTGGCAATGCATTCTTCAATTCCTACACAGTGCACAAGGCGGGTGAAGTCCTTGAGGATAACAACTTGGCCCACTTGGCGTGCAAGAACCGGCAGGCACTCGTGGAACACAGAACCAAGGAGCAGGTCCAAGCGATGACTGCCATTCAGCGACAATCATTCATGCAATTCCCACCCCTCGTTGGCGATTCAAACCTTCTCTTCATGACACACACCAACCAACACAAAGCCAGGTACTTCGAGACTGACTTCTcagctgctgttgttgcgaCCGGTGTGCCTCTCACCGAGAGACCTCATGCTCTGGGTAGACCGTCTTATATTAACGACATTGAACATTGTCGCTTGTACCCGACTCGCAATGTTTGTAGGGTGATCGGCAAGGATGCTGCTGGTGACTGGTGGCTTTTGTTTAAGACTCGCTCTGAGGCATGGCCTTCGATTCACAGGCAGTTGGCGACTTTGCTCGGCATCGACCCAGCGGAGGCAAGGGACGTCCCTAATGCAGTGGACCAGGTAGCCATTACCCACAACGGAAGCTCGCCGGCAAAGATGTACTCCGAGGCTAGGGGAATGCTTCTGCAAATCCGTCTTCTCTGGAGGCTCTTAGTATAA
- a CDS encoding putative cytochrome P450 oxidoreductase/alkane hydroxylase, which produces MVQPIETPRQAFLAHPLTVILVGIILSLLVRRLLWNLKQRELERLHGCERLHNEGGCLRYDFLGIAKAIKLGFHFRRRTSLPYTNALFKRYGETYASNVLGYRLIFTCSAENIKHLLSTAFADFDSSPLRKPLFQPITPDGIFTLDGPGWKKSRDQLRSRLSNLRKIVDLNQCERHFQAFLQHVPPNGQAFDVQACAFALALDMQTLFSLGESVDALSFCQSREKKQFLEDLLFVKEKIVQDGFRGPLRYLYPKRRFLHCCKRARRYVIAHVSRQLTGCSSMSEKAEGAQPTNAEEEVSLLADQALSILLANDSMSTTLSGLFFCLSQDERVVKKLTASILDTVGLEPPTWGQLGSLHYVRWVLQEAMRLFPAVVFNARVANKNSTLPTGGGTNGNSPVLIRKGEIVVFSTWARHRLGKDFGENPDEFYPERWEHLSGDMIGFIPFNKGPRACPGQHYAMIVLTYIVARIFQTFSTVSNYDTREWTERISMTLENENRVLIGLS; this is translated from the exons ATGGTTCAACCAATTGAAACCCCGCGACAAGCTTTTCTCGCTCATCCCCTCACAGTGATTCTTGTTGGCATTATTTTGAGCCTATTAGTGCGAAGATTGCTCTGGAATTTAAAGCAGCGAGAGCTGGAACGACTCCATGGCTGCGAAAGGCTTCACAATGAAGGCGGTTGCCTTCGATACGACTTTCTCGGTATCGCCAAGGCTATTAAATTAGGGTTTCATTTCAGGCGTCGAACCTCCCTTCCCTACACCAATGCCCTGTTCAAGAGATACGGAGAGACTTATGCTTCCAATGTCCTCGGTTATCGGCTCATATTTACCTGCAGTGCAGAAAACATCAAACATCTCTTATCTACCGCATTTGCCGATTTCGACAGTTCCCCCCTACGAAAGCCCTTATTTCAACCTATCACTCCAGATGGCATTTTCACCCTCGACGGTCCAggatggaagaaaagccGAGACCAGTTGCGCAGTCGGCTTTCAAACCTCCGCAAGATTGTTGATTTGAACCAATGCGAGCGTCATTTTCAGGCTTTTCTTCAACATGTCCCGCCCAATGGGCAGGCGTTCGACGTTCAAGCTTGTGCTTTTGCTCTGGCTTTGGATATGCAGACCTTATTCTCGCTAGGGGAGTCGGTTGATGCACTTAGCTTTTGTCAATccagagaaaagaagcagtTTCTAGAGGATCTGCTTTttgtcaaggagaagattgtGCAGGATGGTTTTCGTGGCCCGCTGCGTTATCTTTACCCTAAGCGACGGTTTCTGCATTGCTGTAAGAGGGCACGGAGATATGTGATAGCTCATGTATCTCGGCAACTCACAGGATGCAGTAGCATGAGCGAGAAAGCCGAAGGAGCTCAGCCCACCAacgcggaggaagaggtgtCTCTGTTGGCAGACCAGGCGCTGAGTATCCTGCTCGCAAATGACAGCATGAGCACCACCCTCTCgggtcttttcttctgccttTCTCAGGATGAGCGAGTTGTAAAGAAGCTAACAGCAAGCATTCTTGACACTGTTGGGTTGGAACCTCCGACGTGGGGCCAACTCGGATCTCTACACTACGTCCGTTGGGTACTCCAGGAAG CGATGAGACTCTTCCCTGCAGTTGTTTTCAACGCCAGGGTAGCCAATAAGAATTCCACGCTGCCAACCGGTGGTGGGACTAACGGCAACTCCCCAGTTCTTATTCGGAAGGGTGAAATCGTGGTCTTTTCCACCTGGGCTAGGCATCGCCTCGGGAAAGACTTTGGCGAGAATCCAGACGAATTCTATCCGGAACGGTGGGAACATCTAAGTGGTGACATGATTGGTTTTATCCCGTTTAACAAGGGGCCTCGAGCCTGTCCTGGTC AGCATTATGCCATGATTGTGCTCACGTACATTGTGGCTCGAATATTTCAGACATTTTCAACGGTCTCTAATTATGATACACGAGAATGGACGGAGAGGATTAGCATGACGCTTGAGAACGAGAATAGGGTTCTCATAGGTTTGAGTTAA